The Bacteroidota bacterium genome has a window encoding:
- a CDS encoding DUF6089 family protein, with translation MKRFFLILPLILIVSTLFGQKGELGLFGGGSYYVGDINPVKHFLQSKAAFGIFYRYNIDTRVALQASYNRGKLVGDDAVARWIPERQLKFESIINDFSARFEFNFLDYFIGSTRSYFTTFIFCGISLFTFNPKADGVALRPLTTEGVNYSKISIAMPFGLGFKYSLGENLGIGAEWGMRKTATDYIDDVSTIYNFQESGSPHYTDPSGTYKQDMQRGNSQNNDWYNFTGIFVSYKFSIFSTHKCRNQEFSK, from the coding sequence ATGAAGAGATTTTTTTTGATATTACCGCTTATACTTATTGTTTCCACACTTTTTGGTCAGAAAGGAGAATTAGGCCTTTTTGGCGGAGGATCCTATTATGTTGGTGATATTAACCCGGTTAAACATTTTCTTCAGTCAAAAGCAGCATTTGGTATTTTTTACCGCTATAATATTGATACCAGGGTAGCACTCCAGGCAAGTTATAACAGGGGAAAACTCGTGGGTGATGACGCTGTTGCCCGGTGGATACCTGAACGGCAGCTTAAATTTGAATCGATCATTAATGATTTTTCTGCACGGTTTGAATTTAACTTTCTGGATTATTTTATTGGTAGTACAAGGTCATACTTTACTACTTTCATTTTTTGTGGGATCAGTCTGTTTACCTTTAATCCAAAAGCAGATGGCGTTGCACTTCGCCCGCTGACTACCGAGGGTGTAAATTATTCTAAAATTTCTATAGCCATGCCATTTGGCCTGGGATTCAAATATAGTTTAGGTGAAAACTTGGGCATTGGTGCTGAATGGGGCATGCGAAAAACTGCCACAGATTATATTGATGATGTGAGTACAATATATAATTTTCAGGAATCAGGTTCCCCTCATTATACTGATCCCTCAGGGACTTATAAGCAGGATATGCAACGCGGGAATTCACAGAATAATGATTGGTACAATTTCACAGGTATTTTCGTATCTTATAAGTTTAGTATATTTAGTACACATAAATGCCGCAATCAGGAGTTTTCAAAATAA
- a CDS encoding isoprenyl transferase: protein MNLKEKIDIEKLPLHIAIIMDGNGRWAKQRGKQRIFGHRHGVKAVRETTEAAAEVGIQYLTLFAFSTENWNRPKPEVNALMHLLVKAINKETKTLQENNIRLKAIGDLKSLDKSCYTELMEAIDKTSHLNRMTLILALSYSSQWEILEATKSIAGKVKNKELALKDINKELFKSYLTTAPFPDPELLIRTSGEHRLSNFLLWQLAYSELYFTPKLWPDFRKEDLYEAIIDYQRRERRFGMISEQIKGPVE, encoded by the coding sequence ATGAATTTAAAGGAAAAAATAGATATTGAAAAGTTGCCCTTGCATATTGCAATTATTATGGATGGTAATGGCCGCTGGGCAAAGCAAAGGGGCAAACAAAGAATATTTGGTCACAGACATGGTGTTAAAGCTGTGAGAGAGACAACTGAAGCAGCAGCTGAAGTGGGAATTCAATATCTTACTCTTTTCGCTTTTTCAACTGAAAATTGGAATAGACCAAAACCTGAAGTGAACGCCCTGATGCATCTTTTGGTAAAAGCAATCAACAAAGAGACCAAAACATTACAGGAGAACAATATACGCCTTAAAGCCATTGGTGACTTGAAAAGCCTTGATAAAAGCTGTTATACAGAGTTAATGGAAGCTATTGATAAAACTTCCCATCTCAATCGGATGACTCTTATTCTTGCACTTAGCTATAGCTCTCAATGGGAGATACTGGAAGCGACCAAATCTATTGCCGGTAAGGTTAAAAATAAGGAACTGGCATTAAAAGACATCAATAAAGAGCTTTTTAAATCATATCTCACTACAGCTCCATTTCCTGATCCGGAATTGCTAATCCGTACAAGCGGAGAGCATCGGCTCAGTAATTTTCTACTCTGGCAATTGGCCTATTCCGAGTTGTATTTTACACCTAAACTCTGGCCTGATTTCCGGAAAGAAGATCTGTATGAAGCCATCATTGATTATCAAAGGCGCGAACGTAGATTTGGAATGATCAGTGAACAAATTAAAGGTCCAGTTGAATGA